A DNA window from Ornithobacterium rhinotracheale DSM 15997 contains the following coding sequences:
- a CDS encoding AI-2E family transporter: MAKFTTLKFSPQNFFYIISGFILSFLGLYLGRGFLIPFCFSILIAFILVPIVRFFERKGLGTVLAICIAFLIVILVFGGVSYFFSSQIASIVSDFENFKSEISPLLDSVINMYNENLTFLPPINAEGVAKKVQAFIQNSGGDILGSTLVQTTAFLANSFLIPVYVFLLLLYRRGLVKGILMFFGRNQREDVRTIIYEVQSVGKDYIVGLLTVMLILAILNSAFMLIIGIDYAIMFGCLAALLIVIPYIGTYIGGALPVLYALVTMGPTSALAILICFVIIQMIDGNYLTPKIVGSNTSVNALAAFIALIIGGALWGIAGMILSIPFTAMLKKIFKRVKGLQPLSLLLGEELFQNEDLELKDLEIEYISETPKPSSIFLRLKRFFVEKVMPNEEDGDA, encoded by the coding sequence ATGGCAAAGTTTACAACTTTAAAGTTTTCACCGCAAAACTTTTTTTACATAATCAGCGGATTTATCCTAAGTTTTCTAGGGCTGTATCTTGGAAGGGGCTTTTTAATTCCGTTTTGTTTTTCGATTCTCATCGCCTTTATTTTGGTTCCCATTGTTCGTTTTTTTGAACGCAAGGGGCTCGGCACGGTGCTAGCAATTTGTATAGCATTTTTAATTGTAATTCTTGTATTTGGTGGAGTTTCCTATTTTTTCTCATCGCAGATAGCGAGCATTGTTTCTGATTTTGAAAACTTTAAATCCGAAATTTCCCCTCTACTGGATAGCGTGATTAATATGTATAACGAAAACTTAACTTTCTTACCGCCTATCAATGCAGAGGGCGTGGCAAAAAAGGTGCAAGCTTTTATCCAAAATTCAGGGGGCGATATTTTAGGGTCTACTTTGGTGCAAACAACCGCCTTTTTAGCCAATTCATTTTTAATCCCTGTGTATGTTTTTCTATTGCTCCTTTATAGAAGAGGATTGGTAAAAGGGATTTTGATGTTTTTTGGGCGAAATCAGCGCGAAGATGTGCGCACCATAATTTATGAGGTGCAAAGTGTAGGCAAAGATTACATCGTGGGGCTTCTTACTGTAATGCTCATTTTGGCTATACTAAACTCAGCCTTTATGCTAATTATCGGGATCGATTACGCCATCATGTTTGGTTGCTTGGCAGCGTTGCTTATCGTGATTCCGTACATTGGTACATACATAGGCGGAGCTTTGCCCGTGCTGTATGCGCTTGTAACGATGGGGCCAACGAGTGCGCTGGCGATTTTAATCTGTTTTGTCATTATTCAAATGATCGATGGCAATTACCTTACGCCTAAAATCGTGGGGAGCAACACCAGTGTCAATGCCTTGGCAGCCTTCATTGCTTTGATCATAGGCGGAGCACTTTGGGGCATTGCAGGAATGATACTTTCTATCCCATTTACCGCAATGCTCAAGAAAATCTTTAAGCGAGTAAAAGGCTTGCAGCCACTTTCTTTGCTTTTGGGCGAGGAGCTATTTCAGAACGAAGATTTAGAACTGAAGGATTTAGAAATAGAATACATCAGCGAAACGCCAAAACCAAGTTCGATTTTCTTGAGATTAAAGCGATTTTTCGTAGAAAAAGTAATGCCAAACGAGGAAGATGGTGATGCCTAA
- the rsmA gene encoding 16S rRNA (adenine(1518)-N(6)/adenine(1519)-N(6))-dimethyltransferase RsmA: MNVKAKKHLGQHFLNDLNIAEKIVEALSWESYHEVLEIGPGMGVLTQFLLRDQRSVSVVEIDTESVEYLNEKYNGIKQNLPIFSEDFLKMDLGKHFPNPIAVIGNFPYNISTQIMFKVLDNRIQIPEVVGMFQKEVAERIAAPHGSKTYGILSVLMQAYYKAEYLFTVNENVFTPPPKVKSGVIRLTRFREEIEGVPYAFFLNLVKTGFNQRRKKLSNALKSLNQNELLSTLKYKDLRAEQLSVEDFIDLAKILYAEKE; this comes from the coding sequence ATGAATGTAAAAGCAAAAAAACACCTCGGTCAACATTTTTTAAATGATTTAAATATTGCAGAAAAAATCGTGGAAGCACTTTCTTGGGAAAGCTATCACGAAGTGCTAGAAATAGGACCAGGTATGGGCGTGCTCACCCAGTTTTTGCTTAGAGACCAGCGTTCGGTTTCGGTGGTGGAAATTGACACAGAATCTGTTGAGTATCTGAATGAAAAGTATAACGGCATCAAACAAAATTTACCGATTTTCTCGGAAGATTTTTTAAAAATGGATCTTGGCAAACATTTCCCCAATCCAATCGCCGTGATTGGGAATTTCCCCTACAATATTTCCACTCAAATTATGTTCAAAGTCCTAGACAACAGAATACAAATCCCCGAAGTTGTGGGCATGTTTCAAAAAGAAGTTGCCGAGCGTATTGCCGCACCGCACGGGAGCAAAACCTATGGTATTCTTTCGGTTTTGATGCAAGCGTACTACAAAGCGGAATATCTATTTACGGTAAATGAAAATGTATTTACCCCTCCTCCAAAGGTAAAATCTGGCGTGATCCGCTTGACTCGATTCCGTGAGGAAATCGAGGGCGTGCCGTATGCATTCTTCCTAAATTTAGTAAAAACTGGATTTAACCAAAGAAGAAAAAAATTAAGCAATGCGCTAAAGTCTTTAAACCAAAATGAATTACTTTCTACACTAAAATATAAAGACCTCCGCGCAGAACAATTGAGCGTGGAGGACTTTATCGATTTAGCCAAAATTTTATATGCAGAGAAAGAGTGA